The Cohnella abietis genome has a segment encoding these proteins:
- a CDS encoding 2-oxoglutarate dehydrogenase E1 component, whose protein sequence is MSDNNELMQGQWQQFFGPNLGYIQEQYDIYLQNAEAVSPQYRELFAQYGAPPRGDSPVTRPQTASTEPSSARNGSTSVDTVLLKKAIAAGQLAWNIRSFGHLAADIDPLDLSIKASSKMIEPSTYGLTEDDLLKLPPECVWEDAPYPMKTALEAVQKLREVYTGSIAFEFGHVHDEHERKWLNDRAEVVIPSTKLLNSEKETLLRKLLEAEQFEDFLQRTFVGQKRFSAEGVEALIPLTDEIVHELTNDGARHIVMGMAHRGRLNVLAHVLGKPYGNIFSEFQNSANKKILPSEGSLSINYGWTGDVKYHLGANRSIHSGETAETRITLANNPSHLEYVNPVVGGFARAAQEDRSKPGYPVQNLDLAASIIIHGDAAFSGEGIVAETLNFNNLKGYTSGGTIHIIANNRIGFTTESHDSRSTHYASDLAKGFEIPIVHVNADDPEACLAAARMASEYRTLFKKDFLVDLIGYRRYGHNETDDPETTQPLIYKKVKSHKTVSQLYADKLVREGFLSAEGAEQIKRDVQNKLKTAYDEVKGQDHKNPIQQTQPKPYNLEASKSVTAVSIDKLRDINKGLLSWPKSFSVYGKLQRILERRSDALNEGEKVDWGHAETLAFASILADGRPLRLSGQDVERATFAHRNLVLHDSVTGDTFCPLHSLPEAKASFAIHNSPLSEAGVLGLEYGYNVYAPETMVIWEAQYGDFVNAAQVLIDQFISAGQSKWTQRSGLVMLLPHGYEGQGPEHSSARMERFLQLSGEGNWTVAYLSSAAQYFHLLRRQAAEINTDAARPLIVMAPKSMIRNPYVASSASLLSEGTFQTVVEQSGLGEHPARIERLVLCTGKVSVDLAEELDKSADVNRDWLHIVRVEQLYPFPRQEIQAIIDRFPNLTEVVWVQEEPKNMGAWSYIEPRIRDLIGSKSVTVSYNGRPKRSSPASGYQQIHVFEQQFIINQALVQKKKTAIKTGR, encoded by the coding sequence ATGTCAGATAATAATGAATTGATGCAAGGACAGTGGCAACAATTTTTCGGGCCCAATCTAGGCTACATCCAAGAACAATACGACATTTACTTACAAAATGCGGAAGCTGTTAGTCCGCAATATCGAGAGCTATTTGCTCAGTATGGTGCTCCTCCCCGCGGCGATTCGCCGGTAACGAGACCTCAAACTGCTTCAACGGAGCCTTCGTCAGCTCGCAATGGGTCGACATCCGTGGATACAGTTCTACTTAAGAAAGCGATTGCAGCTGGTCAATTAGCTTGGAATATACGTTCATTCGGTCATCTTGCGGCCGATATTGATCCACTTGATCTCAGCATTAAAGCTAGCTCGAAGATGATTGAGCCAAGCACATACGGACTGACAGAAGACGATTTGTTGAAGCTTCCTCCTGAATGCGTATGGGAAGATGCACCTTATCCGATGAAAACTGCTTTGGAAGCCGTTCAGAAGCTCCGCGAAGTGTATACCGGATCGATTGCTTTCGAATTCGGACACGTTCACGACGAGCACGAACGCAAATGGCTGAATGACCGAGCAGAAGTCGTCATTCCTTCTACAAAGCTCCTTAACTCAGAAAAAGAAACATTACTTAGAAAATTACTCGAGGCTGAACAGTTCGAGGATTTTCTGCAGCGTACATTTGTAGGTCAGAAGCGTTTTTCCGCAGAAGGTGTAGAAGCGCTTATTCCACTTACAGATGAAATCGTGCATGAGCTCACAAATGACGGCGCTCGTCATATTGTCATGGGTATGGCTCACCGCGGACGCTTGAATGTGCTCGCCCACGTTCTGGGCAAGCCTTACGGCAACATTTTCTCGGAGTTCCAAAACTCCGCTAACAAAAAAATTCTACCGTCTGAAGGCTCTCTCAGCATTAACTACGGTTGGACTGGCGACGTTAAATACCATTTAGGTGCTAATCGTTCCATCCACTCTGGCGAAACGGCTGAAACTCGGATCACACTTGCTAATAACCCAAGCCATCTTGAATATGTAAACCCTGTCGTTGGCGGCTTTGCACGTGCAGCACAGGAAGATAGAAGCAAGCCAGGATATCCGGTTCAGAATTTGGATCTAGCTGCTTCCATCATCATACACGGAGATGCAGCCTTCTCAGGAGAAGGTATTGTTGCCGAAACGCTCAACTTCAACAATCTAAAGGGCTACACTAGCGGTGGAACCATTCATATTATCGCTAACAACCGAATCGGCTTTACAACGGAAAGCCATGATTCCCGTTCAACTCATTATGCCAGCGACTTAGCTAAAGGCTTCGAAATCCCGATTGTTCACGTTAATGCTGACGATCCAGAAGCCTGCTTGGCTGCTGCTCGGATGGCTAGTGAGTATCGTACGCTATTCAAGAAGGATTTCTTAGTCGACCTTATTGGGTATCGTCGATATGGTCATAATGAAACTGATGATCCAGAAACGACTCAGCCTCTTATTTATAAGAAGGTTAAGTCTCATAAGACTGTTAGTCAGCTTTATGCGGACAAATTGGTTCGTGAAGGCTTCCTGTCTGCCGAAGGTGCAGAACAGATTAAGCGCGACGTACAGAATAAGCTGAAGACGGCTTATGATGAGGTCAAAGGACAGGATCACAAAAATCCTATTCAACAAACGCAGCCTAAGCCTTACAATCTTGAAGCTTCTAAGTCGGTTACTGCTGTCTCAATCGATAAGCTTCGCGATATCAATAAAGGGCTGCTTAGCTGGCCAAAATCCTTCAGCGTTTATGGGAAGCTTCAACGCATTCTTGAGCGCCGGTCGGACGCATTGAATGAGGGTGAGAAGGTTGATTGGGGACATGCTGAAACGCTTGCGTTTGCTTCCATCCTTGCAGACGGAAGACCACTTAGATTAAGCGGTCAAGACGTCGAGCGTGCAACCTTCGCTCATCGGAACCTTGTACTCCATGATTCCGTAACTGGCGATACCTTCTGCCCGCTTCACAGCCTGCCAGAAGCAAAGGCTTCCTTCGCCATCCATAATAGCCCGCTATCAGAAGCTGGTGTTCTTGGCTTGGAATATGGCTACAATGTATATGCACCGGAAACAATGGTTATTTGGGAAGCTCAATACGGAGACTTCGTGAATGCCGCTCAGGTTCTAATTGATCAATTCATATCTGCAGGTCAATCAAAATGGACACAGCGCTCTGGTTTGGTTATGCTGCTTCCACACGGCTATGAAGGTCAAGGACCGGAGCATTCCAGTGCTAGAATGGAACGCTTCCTGCAATTATCAGGTGAAGGAAACTGGACTGTCGCTTACTTATCGAGTGCGGCGCAATATTTCCACTTACTCCGCCGTCAAGCAGCTGAGATCAATACAGACGCTGCTCGTCCGCTTATTGTTATGGCGCCTAAGAGTATGATTCGTAATCCTTATGTTGCGTCCTCCGCGTCTCTGCTTAGCGAAGGCACATTCCAGACGGTTGTGGAACAATCCGGACTTGGAGAGCACCCTGCTCGTATCGAACGACTCGTCCTATGTACGGGTAAAGTTTCTGTTGATCTGGCAGAAGAGCTCGATAAATCAGCCGATGTTAACCGGGATTGGTTGCATATCGTCCGTGTTGAACAGCTCTATCCGTTCCCACGTCAAGAAATTCAAGCAATTATTGACCGTTTCCCGAACCTTACCGAAGTGGTATGGGTTCAAGAGGAGCCTAAAAATATGGGCGCTTGGAGCTATATAGAGCCACGCATCCGCGATCTTATTGGATCAAAATCGGTTACAGTTAGCTACAACGGTCGTCCGAAGCGCTCAAGCCCGGCGAGCGGATACCAGCAGATCCATGTTTTCGAGCAACAATTTATTATTAATCAAGCATTAGTTCAGAAAAAGAAAACGGCTATTAAAACCGGGAGGTAA
- the odhB gene encoding 2-oxoglutarate dehydrogenase complex dihydrolipoyllysine-residue succinyltransferase, with translation MHDIIVPAMGESITEGTISKWIVKVGDSVQQGDLLLELETDKVNLEISADQDGVIAAILMNEGDTVKIGESVGKIGAAGQAVAAPTAPAAVAAAPAPQESTPAPVKAAAPAVSVDNSSTLATPAARKLAREKGIDLSTLTTRDPIGRVHSSDVASAGAAASVPAQQAAPKAAAADKPTTNSNKPEERKRMSRRRLTIAKRLVEAQQTAAMLTTFNEVDMSAILEIRKRRKDSFKEKHEVGLGFMSFFTKAVVGALKAFPHLNAEINGEDIIVKKYYDIGIAVSAKEGLVVPVLREADRLGFAEIERTIGQLAGKARNNTLELSELQGGTFTITNGGVFGSLLSTPILNAPQVGILGMHKIQLRPIAIDATRMENRPMMYIALSYDHRIVDGAEAVQFLVKIKDMLEDPETLLLEG, from the coding sequence ATGCATGACATAATAGTACCAGCAATGGGTGAATCCATTACGGAAGGAACGATTTCCAAGTGGATCGTCAAAGTAGGAGATTCCGTTCAACAAGGCGACCTCTTGCTAGAGCTGGAAACAGACAAAGTAAACTTGGAAATTAGCGCCGATCAGGATGGTGTTATTGCAGCTATTCTCATGAATGAAGGGGATACTGTTAAAATCGGAGAATCTGTTGGTAAAATTGGTGCGGCTGGTCAAGCAGTTGCAGCTCCTACGGCTCCAGCAGCAGTAGCTGCGGCTCCAGCTCCACAGGAAAGCACTCCAGCTCCTGTAAAAGCTGCTGCTCCTGCCGTCAGCGTGGATAACAGCTCTACTCTTGCTACTCCTGCTGCTAGAAAGCTTGCTCGTGAGAAGGGAATCGATCTCAGCACACTTACAACGCGCGACCCAATTGGACGTGTTCATTCTAGCGATGTTGCATCTGCAGGTGCTGCTGCAAGCGTGCCTGCGCAACAAGCTGCACCTAAAGCGGCTGCGGCGGACAAACCGACTACAAACTCGAACAAGCCGGAAGAGCGCAAGCGTATGTCTCGCCGTCGCTTAACGATTGCGAAACGCCTAGTTGAAGCGCAACAAACTGCTGCGATGCTCACGACTTTCAATGAAGTTGATATGTCAGCTATTCTCGAAATTCGTAAACGTCGTAAAGATTCCTTCAAAGAGAAGCATGAAGTTGGATTAGGCTTTATGTCCTTCTTCACGAAAGCTGTCGTTGGCGCATTGAAGGCATTCCCTCATCTGAATGCAGAAATTAACGGTGAGGACATCATCGTTAAGAAATATTACGATATCGGTATTGCCGTCTCCGCTAAAGAAGGATTAGTTGTTCCTGTCTTGCGCGAGGCAGACCGTCTCGGATTTGCTGAAATTGAGCGTACTATCGGTCAATTGGCTGGCAAAGCTCGTAATAACACGTTAGAATTGTCCGAGCTTCAAGGCGGAACATTCACGATTACTAATGGCGGTGTATTCGGCTCCTTGCTATCCACGCCTATCTTGAATGCACCTCAAGTCGGAATTCTAGGTATGCACAAGATCCAGCTTCGTCCGATCGCTATCGACGCGACACGCATGGAGAACCGCCCAATGATGTACATTGCATTGTCCTATGATCACAGAATTGTTGATGGTGCAGAGGCTGTACAATTCCTTGTCAAAATCAAGGATATGCTCGAAGATCCGGAAACATTGCTGCTCGAAGGCTAA
- a CDS encoding alpha-mannosidase produces the protein MFKTLEKITSRIQELAEYRYRDSFHIPSFLMQPDPEGKVGEAPPQSGEWEKIPVGSRWSGYDVYVWLKSDVEIPLSWAGRRIVGRFNFGRSFVANIGGFESLLYLNGSPYQGVDTNHEEVFFPETAAGQTISLCFRLWSGLENHEPILLQDWSVLGPIRKQLHTMPERPVYHGIQEHTLSRAELCCLDEATDDLYYLGRAATETIELLPQNDPTRQSLLASLNRAFERIDWSRPGSLGFYESVAIAQGILQDEIDAIPKNSPVTVTCIGHTHIDVAWLWQLKHTREKSARSFSTVMRLMEQFPEFAFLQTQPQLYDYIKSDYPEIYSLIKERVKEGRWEVDGGMWLEADCNITSGEALVRQLLLGTRFIQDEFGVTCKYLWLPDVFGYSWALPQILKKSGIDSFMTCKINMANQYNEMPHHTFQWRGIDGSEVLTHFPGHNYNGVINASSIHDLWDRYRNKELNRNLLFAYGYGDGGGGVNREMLEFRRRLDKMPGMPNVETGRVDEYFDRLQETVRTSDQYVHTWEGELYFENHRGTYTSQAFVKLMNRRCELGLREAEWQNVLSCAVQRDWSNYPAGTLHEAWKIVLRNQFHDILPGSSIQEVYDDCRVEYAEAENLILQATNQAEANFHSSNERNALAVYNGASWTRSDLAAVPLSVNSHSTGTWKDGQGRLLEAQWTESGWLIYAEAIPSLGYSKIQWEDTPSEAERLVPFASTESGIVTPFYELEWNEQGQLIRIFDRSTEREVLLKGARGNVFQVFEDKPLYSDAWDIDIFYKEKMREISELRKVSVIELGALRAVVRFEWGYMDSTIEQDLIIYAHSRRIDFATRVDWQETQQLLKSAFAVDIKSTEATYDIQFGNVKRPTHWNTSWDYARFETVGHQWADLSEQGYGVSLLNDCKYGYDIKGNLMRLSLLKSGLYPDSSADKGKHEFTYSLYPHEHSWYEGATVQEAWCLNNPISVRKDSPIQVEASLFQLSADNLLIDAVKKAEDSEAIIVRYHEFAGARGHIELTSGLKIASWQECDLLERPIGEITLGATVRAMVMPYEIKTYRIELE, from the coding sequence GTGTTTAAGACACTCGAGAAAATCACTTCACGTATCCAAGAATTGGCGGAGTATCGCTATCGCGATTCCTTCCATATCCCATCATTTCTTATGCAGCCTGATCCCGAAGGTAAAGTAGGCGAGGCCCCTCCACAATCCGGTGAGTGGGAGAAAATTCCGGTGGGAAGTCGTTGGTCGGGATATGACGTCTATGTGTGGTTAAAGTCGGATGTTGAAATTCCGCTTTCCTGGGCAGGGCGGCGCATCGTTGGAAGATTTAACTTTGGGCGTTCTTTCGTCGCTAATATAGGTGGATTCGAATCTCTGCTCTATTTGAATGGTTCCCCGTATCAGGGTGTTGATACGAATCATGAAGAAGTATTTTTCCCGGAAACAGCGGCGGGGCAAACGATATCCTTATGCTTTCGGTTATGGTCTGGCTTAGAAAATCATGAACCTATACTACTTCAGGATTGGTCCGTATTGGGGCCCATTCGTAAGCAATTGCATACGATGCCTGAACGCCCCGTTTATCATGGAATCCAAGAGCATACGTTGAGTCGAGCGGAATTATGTTGTCTGGATGAGGCTACAGATGATCTGTACTATCTAGGTCGAGCGGCGACTGAAACGATTGAATTGCTCCCTCAGAATGATCCAACGCGACAATCCTTACTTGCTTCGCTTAATCGAGCGTTCGAGCGCATCGATTGGTCGCGTCCTGGCTCTCTGGGCTTCTACGAGTCAGTTGCTATAGCTCAAGGTATTCTGCAAGATGAGATCGATGCTATTCCTAAGAATAGCCCTGTAACAGTCACTTGTATCGGCCATACGCACATCGATGTTGCTTGGCTATGGCAATTAAAGCATACGCGGGAGAAGTCAGCTCGCTCTTTTTCTACCGTAATGCGTTTGATGGAACAGTTTCCGGAGTTTGCTTTTCTTCAGACGCAGCCCCAGCTCTACGATTATATTAAGTCTGATTACCCGGAGATCTATTCTCTTATTAAGGAGAGAGTAAAAGAAGGTCGTTGGGAAGTTGACGGAGGTATGTGGCTGGAGGCGGATTGCAACATCACTTCCGGGGAAGCTCTTGTTCGTCAATTACTATTAGGAACTCGATTCATTCAGGATGAATTTGGTGTTACATGCAAGTACTTGTGGCTGCCAGACGTATTCGGTTATAGCTGGGCGTTGCCTCAGATTTTGAAAAAGTCAGGCATCGACAGCTTCATGACTTGTAAAATTAACATGGCCAATCAATACAACGAGATGCCTCATCATACTTTCCAATGGCGTGGTATAGATGGATCGGAGGTATTGACCCATTTTCCAGGACATAACTACAACGGCGTTATCAACGCCAGCTCGATTCATGACCTATGGGATCGTTACAGAAACAAGGAGCTAAATCGCAACCTGCTATTCGCTTACGGTTATGGCGATGGTGGCGGAGGCGTCAATCGGGAAATGTTAGAGTTCCGCAGAAGACTCGATAAAATGCCGGGTATGCCTAATGTAGAAACGGGAAGAGTAGATGAATATTTTGATCGTCTTCAAGAAACGGTTCGAACAAGCGACCAATATGTGCATACATGGGAAGGCGAATTGTACTTCGAGAACCATCGCGGCACCTATACAAGCCAAGCTTTCGTGAAGCTAATGAATCGCCGTTGTGAGCTCGGGCTCCGTGAAGCGGAGTGGCAAAACGTCCTTTCATGTGCGGTGCAGAGAGATTGGTCGAACTATCCGGCAGGTACGCTCCATGAAGCTTGGAAAATTGTTCTGCGAAATCAGTTCCATGATATTCTACCTGGCTCATCCATCCAAGAAGTGTATGACGATTGCAGGGTGGAATACGCAGAAGCCGAGAACCTTATTCTTCAAGCTACAAATCAAGCGGAAGCCAATTTTCATTCTTCTAATGAAAGAAATGCTTTAGCTGTTTATAATGGGGCATCATGGACACGGAGTGATCTTGCTGCAGTACCATTAAGTGTGAACTCGCATTCCACAGGGACTTGGAAGGATGGACAAGGGCGCTTGCTTGAAGCGCAATGGACGGAGAGTGGTTGGCTGATTTATGCCGAGGCTATTCCTTCACTCGGATATTCGAAGATTCAATGGGAGGACACGCCTTCTGAGGCAGAAAGGTTGGTCCCATTTGCAAGCACTGAATCCGGAATTGTGACGCCATTCTATGAGTTGGAATGGAACGAGCAGGGGCAACTGATTCGAATATTTGACCGTTCTACAGAGCGCGAGGTTCTCCTCAAGGGAGCTCGGGGAAATGTTTTTCAAGTATTCGAGGACAAGCCATTGTATTCTGATGCTTGGGACATTGATATTTTCTATAAGGAGAAAATGCGGGAAATATCCGAATTGCGTAAAGTGAGTGTCATTGAGCTCGGAGCTTTAAGAGCGGTGGTTAGGTTTGAGTGGGGCTATATGGATTCCACGATTGAACAAGATTTAATCATATACGCGCACTCTCGCCGGATTGATTTTGCTACTCGTGTAGATTGGCAAGAGACGCAGCAATTACTCAAGTCTGCCTTTGCGGTCGACATTAAGTCGACGGAAGCGACTTATGACATTCAGTTCGGCAATGTTAAACGCCCGACGCATTGGAATACGAGTTGGGATTATGCACGCTTTGAAACGGTCGGACATCAATGGGCGGATCTATCGGAGCAGGGCTATGGCGTTAGCTTGCTTAATGATTGCAAATACGGCTACGACATTAAGGGGAATCTCATGAGGCTGTCGCTTCTGAAATCGGGGCTATATCCAGATAGCTCTGCGGACAAAGGAAAACATGAGTTCACCTATTCTCTCTATCCTCATGAGCACTCTTGGTATGAAGGTGCTACTGTCCAAGAAGCTTGGTGCCTCAATAATCCGATTAGTGTTCGGAAGGACAGTCCTATTCAGGTTGAAGCGTCTTTATTTCAATTATCTGCGGATAACCTTCTCATTGATGCCGTTAAGAAAGCGGAGGATAGCGAAGCTATCATTGTCCGTTATCATGAATTTGCAGGTGCCCGTGGTCATATAGAGCTCACGAGTGGATTGAAAATTGCAAGCTGGCAGGAATGCGATCTGTTAGAGCGTCCTATTGGGGAAATCACTCTCGGTGCTACCGTTCGGGCCATGGTCATGCCTTATGAAATAAAGACTTATCGAATTGAGCTTGAATAA
- a CDS encoding ROK family transcriptional regulator: MTIEKPIYLQKIKQDNMSVILQQIWEHEGISRVELVTLTKLTSGTVTNLTQELIQLGLIREFATSSSAIGRKRVKLKYNTDQFMIIGIDISRTSYELILTDLAGQVINSVEGNTIGIHQPEKILDLIAPLIQNMITYASSKGMPVIGLGVSIPGPIDRKSGQLLTPPNFPGWENFPITSTLEKRFGLRVFIEDDARASALAERWYGLGRNVQNSLFITMGMGIGGGVISRGELVEGANGLYGQVGHITLIPNGLLCACGNRGCWETVGSIPGILRRWSVGDSIDDFFHAVHQEDPHAVQCLKDTLSDLESALTTLFNTYDPEIIVLGGRLYPYLAMYMDDIRSHVKDRIYSFVRDRLRIENATFGSSQNAKGAVALVFERLLTAPLQMLTTDNAKEK, encoded by the coding sequence ATGACAATTGAGAAGCCGATTTATCTGCAGAAAATCAAGCAAGATAATATGTCCGTGATTTTACAGCAAATTTGGGAGCATGAAGGCATCTCTAGAGTTGAGCTAGTCACCTTGACTAAGTTAACATCTGGAACCGTAACCAATCTCACTCAAGAGCTTATTCAGCTGGGTTTGATCCGAGAGTTCGCCACTTCTTCTAGTGCTATTGGACGCAAACGTGTCAAGCTGAAGTACAATACCGACCAATTCATGATCATCGGTATTGATATCAGTAGAACTTCATACGAGCTTATTCTCACTGACTTAGCTGGACAAGTCATTAATTCCGTGGAAGGTAACACGATTGGGATCCATCAACCGGAAAAAATTCTGGACTTGATTGCTCCGCTTATCCAAAATATGATCACTTACGCCTCTAGTAAGGGAATGCCGGTCATCGGATTAGGAGTCAGCATTCCGGGACCAATAGATCGTAAAAGCGGCCAATTGCTCACTCCACCTAATTTTCCCGGATGGGAGAATTTCCCGATCACCTCTACTTTAGAAAAAAGATTTGGTCTGCGTGTCTTCATCGAAGATGATGCTCGAGCATCCGCTTTGGCAGAAAGATGGTACGGTCTTGGCCGTAATGTGCAAAATTCTCTGTTTATTACAATGGGAATGGGAATCGGCGGCGGTGTCATTTCCAGAGGAGAGCTGGTGGAGGGGGCGAATGGACTCTACGGTCAGGTTGGGCATATTACGCTAATTCCTAATGGCTTGTTATGTGCTTGTGGCAACCGTGGCTGTTGGGAGACTGTCGGATCGATTCCAGGCATCTTGCGTCGTTGGTCCGTCGGAGACTCTATCGATGATTTCTTTCATGCTGTTCACCAGGAAGATCCTCATGCTGTGCAATGTCTTAAGGATACGCTCAGCGACCTAGAATCCGCATTGACAACTTTGTTCAATACCTATGATCCTGAGATCATCGTTCTTGGTGGAAGGCTATATCCTTATCTTGCAATGTACATGGATGACATAAGATCTCATGTTAAGGATCGCATTTACTCCTTCGTTAGAGATCGACTAAGAATTGAAAATGCAACATTCGGCTCATCCCAAAATGCAAAAGGTGCAGTCGCCCTTGTATTCGAACGCCTTCTAACTGCACCCCTGCAAATGTTAACAACGGATAATGCTAAAGAGAAGTAA
- a CDS encoding HoxN/HupN/NixA family nickel/cobalt transporter — MKIRSNREIKSMWKYAIAVLILHIVAIAMLASSVSLHPTFWGLGLIAYTLGLRHAFDADHIAAIDNTVRKLMQQNRNPLGVGFYFSAGHSSVVFLMVLATALSVHWAQRQLPIFQEVGGVIGASVSGLFLVVVGIVNCAVLLNLIKVRRNYRAGRINDAELVNSLSGRGILSRLTKPLIKLIGRSWHVYPLGFLFGLGFDTASEVALLAISGAAASQVLPISGILALPLLFASGMTLMDTANGFIVVKAYRWALEDPLKKLHYNLVVTFIAVAAALSIGTFGLIETLSTSLDGNGTVQRWIERINLDWLGYGLVIFFVAVWLIYYLLSKKESKLTSL; from the coding sequence ATGAAAATCAGATCAAATAGAGAAATAAAAAGTATGTGGAAGTATGCAATAGCGGTACTGATCCTGCATATCGTTGCGATTGCAATGCTTGCTTCGTCTGTTAGTCTGCACCCAACATTTTGGGGACTAGGTCTCATAGCTTATACGCTAGGGTTAAGACATGCCTTTGATGCTGATCACATTGCGGCTATCGATAATACGGTTAGAAAGCTTATGCAACAAAATCGGAACCCGCTAGGAGTAGGCTTCTATTTCTCCGCCGGACATTCCTCCGTTGTCTTTTTGATGGTATTAGCAACAGCGTTATCCGTGCATTGGGCACAACGCCAGCTTCCGATCTTTCAAGAGGTTGGAGGTGTTATAGGGGCATCGGTATCGGGACTTTTCTTAGTCGTTGTTGGTATCGTAAATTGTGCGGTATTGCTCAATCTAATAAAGGTACGTCGGAATTATCGGGCAGGTCGAATCAACGATGCTGAACTGGTGAATTCATTGTCAGGAAGGGGGATTTTATCGAGGCTGACTAAACCGCTGATCAAGTTGATTGGGAGAAGCTGGCATGTCTACCCACTAGGCTTCCTCTTTGGTCTTGGGTTCGATACGGCTAGCGAGGTTGCCCTTCTTGCAATTTCCGGTGCAGCAGCAAGCCAAGTATTGCCGATATCGGGCATTCTCGCCTTGCCGCTTCTATTCGCATCCGGTATGACACTTATGGATACAGCTAACGGCTTTATTGTCGTTAAAGCCTATCGCTGGGCGCTAGAAGATCCGCTCAAAAAGCTTCATTATAATCTTGTCGTTACTTTCATCGCGGTTGCCGCGGCTCTATCGATTGGAACATTTGGGTTAATAGAGACACTCTCCACTAGTCTGGACGGCAACGGAACAGTGCAACGATGGATTGAGAGAATTAACCTTGATTGGTTAGGCTACGGACTTGTCATTTTCTTTGTGGCTGTTTGGTTAATTTACTATTTGCTCTCGAAAAAAGAGAGCAAGCTTACTTCTCTTTAG
- the larC2 gene encoding nickel pincer cofactor biosynthesis protein LarC2, which yields MFDEHKQEHKEGGMVMLQTNIDDMNPEFCPYVSERLLLAGAHDVFWIPILMKKGRPGFLLNVLTHSNLIEAMETIVFEETTTLGMRYVWTECKRLERHWVDVETAWGTIGVKVGVMGGKTVQFAPEYAHCEAVAKANGIPLKTVYEAARRGYHDLQPVEGKDRNENQIK from the coding sequence ATGTTTGACGAGCATAAGCAGGAGCATAAAGAAGGCGGAATGGTTATGCTTCAGACAAATATTGACGATATGAACCCCGAATTCTGTCCTTATGTGAGTGAACGTTTGCTTTTGGCGGGTGCCCATGATGTTTTCTGGATTCCTATTCTAATGAAAAAGGGTCGACCTGGCTTCTTACTGAATGTATTAACCCATTCCAATCTTATTGAAGCTATGGAGACGATTGTCTTCGAAGAGACAACTACGCTGGGCATGAGGTATGTGTGGACAGAATGCAAGCGTCTTGAACGACATTGGGTGGATGTCGAGACGGCTTGGGGAACAATCGGTGTCAAGGTTGGCGTCATGGGTGGAAAAACGGTGCAATTCGCACCGGAATATGCACATTGCGAAGCTGTGGCAAAAGCAAACGGCATTCCTTTGAAGACGGTGTATGAGGCAGCTAGAAGAGGTTATCATGATCTACAGCCAGTAGAAGGGAAGGATAGAAATGAAAATCAGATCAAATAG
- a CDS encoding D-sedoheptulose-7-phosphate isomerase, which translates to MLINITNHSKRGAFDMLTDQSINRWLKELVSKYPDLSLCRNDIVAAYQCLSQSFRASGKLLVCGNGGSAADSEHIVGELMKGFMSKRPLPSNRRSLLESVFKEEGLYLADHLQGGLPAISLVSHSAFLTAYSNDVAADMVFAQQVYGLAKTEDVLLAISTSGNSGNVVRAVQVARALGVSTIGLTGSDGGKLAELCTVAIRVPWDKTPDIQERHLPIYHTLCMMVEQEFFEGEDEGLLARVNEGEGYV; encoded by the coding sequence ATGCTGATTAATATAACAAATCATTCAAAGAGAGGGGCATTCGATATGCTTACCGATCAATCAATAAATCGTTGGTTGAAGGAGCTAGTTTCTAAATACCCAGATTTGTCCTTGTGTAGAAATGATATCGTGGCAGCTTACCAGTGCCTTTCGCAGTCTTTTCGCGCCAGTGGCAAGCTGTTGGTATGTGGGAACGGTGGAAGTGCCGCTGATAGCGAACATATAGTAGGAGAATTAATGAAGGGATTTATGTCGAAACGACCACTACCTTCGAATCGGCGAAGCTTACTAGAATCTGTATTTAAGGAAGAGGGTCTGTATCTTGCAGATCATCTTCAGGGCGGGCTGCCAGCGATTTCACTCGTCAGTCACTCCGCTTTCCTGACAGCTTATTCTAATGATGTTGCAGCAGATATGGTGTTTGCTCAGCAGGTTTATGGACTTGCCAAGACGGAGGATGTCCTTCTGGCGATTAGCACGTCCGGGAATTCTGGTAATGTCGTTCGAGCAGTTCAAGTAGCCCGTGCACTCGGAGTATCGACGATTGGGTTGACAGGAAGCGATGGAGGAAAGCTGGCAGAGCTATGTACGGTTGCAATCCGGGTACCATGGGATAAAACACCTGACATTCAAGAGCGTCATCTTCCGATCTATCACACCTTGTGCATGATGGTTGAACAGGAGTTTTTCGAAGGTGAGGATGAAGGGCTGCTAGCGAGAGTAAACGAGGGGGAAGGCTATGTTTGA